Proteins from a genomic interval of Symmachiella macrocystis:
- a CDS encoding DNA gyrase/topoisomerase IV subunit B, which produces MATATPKSKYTAKNIEVLEGLEAVRRRPSMYIGGVDNRGLHHLLWEIVDNAVDEYLAGEADRCTVTLHKDGESLTIQDNGRGIPVDKHPKTKKPALELILTTLHSGGKFSDKNYARSGGLHGVGSSVVNALASEMVATIHRDGHEWVQRYKRGKPTTPVKKTKRFRGHGTTIYFRPDVDIFKRVHFNSTEIFQHLEDISYLHAGLKIVFHDETKGEKHEFSHPDGIGAYVDKLIVDGEKKSIHEAKFQAEKDDKKCRIEVALKWTQSTDEQIRSYVNGIRTHGGGTHESGFRSGIVKAVRNYMDVHKIKPKGISLTADDIREGCVGILSVFHPDPMFQGQTKEKLNNPEMTAQAEGLVRPALESWLNSNPTVAEEVVARMVLSARARMASRDAASDVRRKSPANKRANLPGKLFDCRTNKPSESELFIVEGDSAGGSAAMGRNSKTQAVLPLRGKVLNTESISSAKAMNSQAINDLVETLGTGIGDKFDLHKLRYNRVILLMDADSDGHHISTLLLAFFFRHMRDLIRSEHLFIAQPPLYRIESGKQTFYAADDPHKEEILAALPENRNPVISRFKGLGEMTAKQLQETTLDPKTRTLLRVDIEAPLEADKTFQQLLGKDPAPRYEAIMQDASLVDELDV; this is translated from the coding sequence ATGGCGACCGCGACACCGAAATCGAAATACACAGCCAAGAACATTGAGGTCCTAGAAGGACTCGAAGCGGTCCGCCGCCGTCCCTCGATGTACATTGGCGGCGTCGACAATCGCGGCTTGCATCACCTGCTGTGGGAAATCGTTGACAATGCGGTCGACGAATACCTCGCCGGCGAAGCAGATCGTTGTACCGTCACGCTGCACAAAGATGGTGAGTCGCTCACCATTCAGGACAATGGCCGCGGGATTCCGGTAGATAAACATCCCAAAACCAAAAAACCCGCGCTGGAATTGATCCTCACCACGCTACACTCTGGCGGAAAGTTTTCCGACAAAAACTACGCGCGGAGCGGCGGTCTGCATGGCGTTGGTTCCTCGGTCGTTAATGCTCTGGCCAGCGAAATGGTCGCCACGATTCATCGCGACGGACACGAATGGGTGCAACGCTATAAGCGAGGCAAACCGACAACTCCGGTCAAAAAAACCAAGCGATTTCGCGGTCACGGAACGACGATTTATTTCCGCCCAGATGTCGACATCTTTAAGCGTGTGCACTTCAATTCCACAGAGATCTTTCAACATCTGGAGGACATCTCCTATCTACACGCCGGATTGAAGATCGTTTTTCATGACGAGACCAAGGGCGAAAAACACGAATTCTCTCATCCCGACGGCATCGGGGCCTATGTCGACAAATTGATTGTCGATGGCGAAAAGAAATCGATTCACGAGGCGAAGTTTCAAGCAGAAAAAGACGACAAAAAATGCCGCATTGAGGTCGCCCTCAAATGGACGCAGAGCACTGATGAGCAGATCCGCAGCTACGTCAACGGCATCCGCACCCATGGCGGCGGGACGCATGAAAGCGGCTTCCGTAGCGGCATCGTCAAAGCCGTTCGCAATTATATGGACGTGCACAAAATCAAACCCAAGGGGATTTCACTGACCGCCGACGACATCCGCGAAGGCTGCGTCGGCATCCTGTCGGTCTTCCATCCCGATCCCATGTTTCAGGGGCAAACGAAGGAAAAACTCAATAACCCTGAAATGACCGCCCAGGCCGAGGGACTCGTTCGCCCGGCACTGGAAAGCTGGCTCAACAGCAATCCCACCGTCGCCGAAGAAGTCGTCGCCCGCATGGTCCTGTCCGCTCGCGCGCGGATGGCCAGTCGCGACGCCGCTTCCGATGTCCGTCGTAAATCGCCCGCGAACAAACGCGCCAATCTGCCCGGCAAACTTTTTGATTGTCGCACCAACAAACCGAGCGAATCCGAATTGTTCATCGTCGAAGGCGATTCGGCCGGCGGCAGCGCAGCTATGGGCCGAAACAGCAAAACGCAAGCCGTCCTGCCGCTGAGGGGCAAGGTACTCAATACCGAATCGATTTCCTCAGCCAAGGCCATGAACAGCCAAGCCATCAACGATCTCGTCGAAACGCTTGGCACTGGGATCGGCGACAAATTCGACCTGCACAAACTCCGCTACAACCGCGTGATTTTGTTAATGGACGCCGACAGCGACGGTCACCACATCAGCACGCTGCTATTGGCGTTCTTCTTCCGCCACATGCGAGATTTGATCCGCAGCGAACACCTCTTCATCGCACAACCTCCGTTGTACAGAATCGAATCAGGCAAACAGACGTTCTACGCCGCTGACGATCCGCACAAGGAAGAGATCCTCGCCGCGCTGCCGGAAAACCGCAACCCGGTCATCAGCCGCTTCAAAGGTCTGGGCGAGATGACCGCCAAGCAATTGCAAGAAACCACGCTCGATCCCAAAACCCGCACGCTATTGCGGGTCGACATCGAAGCCCCTTTGGAAGCCGACAAAACCTTCCAACAACTCCTCGGCAAAGACCCTGCACCCCGCTACGAAGCGATCATGCAAGATGCCAGCTTGGTGGATGAACTGGACGTATAA